A single genomic interval of Lucilia cuprina isolate Lc7/37 chromosome 2, ASM2204524v1, whole genome shotgun sequence harbors:
- the LOC111684042 gene encoding transcriptional repressor NF-X1 homolog isoform X1, with the protein MIVDKKGQQAALAEDFNQINLNNINLNITTTTTTSTTTSTNTEAIEDLAIITTRTTVQHSQYKNQTKSMAQSPINKRRHTALPHSLIMNQTQQQQQQHHSHSTAQNHIIEELIDLELLETKPILRKSLSTPAFNALETQHPLKSEVTIIINHNHHQQQQQQPQQHQKQQHHHHQQSLQQQQHKHHHHHNQHHCQVHTKNMINLNNHKSTISNNNCNNLSATKTTTTSNNNNNNATTTIANNNSNSSSSSSSPPDTTTTTSLNQRLGCAHYKRRAMFVTPCCNKFYKCRFCHDENETHHFDRKTLTELICSECNTRQKVQERCQNCGIRFGKYTCLICNLFDDSNKRQYHCDQCGICRIGGRENFFHCKVCNMCLPIQLKIDGHRCVENISRSHCPVCLGDIHTSRIPCHIPDCGHLLHKMCFDQLLTSGHYTCPTCQTSLIDMTALWEYLDAQAELMPIPKKYENQRIHIFCNDCHKTSKTKFHFIGLKCVNCGAYNTTQDVKRRMSLVTDESTSA; encoded by the exons atgaTTGTGGACAAGAAGGGCCAGCAGGCAGCACTGGCAGAAGATTTCAatcaaatcaatttaaataacataaatttaaatattacaacaacaacaacaacatcaacaacaacttcCACAAATACTGAAGCAATTGAAGATTTAGctataataacaacaagaacaacagtGCAACATTCACAATACAAAAATCAAACCAAGTCCATGGCTCAATCACCTATCAATAAAAGGCGTCACACTGCCTTGCCTCATTCATTGATTATGAATCaaacccaacaacaacaacagcaacatcattCCCACTCGACTGCACAAAACCATATCATAGAGGAATTAATCGATTTAGAATTATTGGAAACTAAAccgattttaagaaaatctttatcAACACCCGCCTTTAATGCTTTAGAAACTCAACATCCGCTTAAAAGTGAAGTTACTATAATAATCaatcataatcatcatcaacagcagcagcagcagccgcAACAgcaccaaaaacaacaacatcatcatcaccagcaatcgctgcagcaacaacaacataaacatcatcatcatcataatcaacATCATTGTCAAGTGCATACAAAAAACatgattaatttaaataatcacaAATCAAcgatttcaaataataattgcaaCAACTTATCAGCCactaaaactacaacaacatcgaataataacaataataatgccACAACAACAATAGCTAATAATAATTCTAATTCTTCCTCCTCATCATCATCGCCGCcagatacaacaacaacaacatcattaaaTCAACGTTTAGGTTGTGCTCATTATAAACGTCGCGCTATGTTTGtg ACTCCCTGCTGTAATAAATTCTACAAATGTCGATTTTGTCACGATGAAAATGAAACGCATCATTTTGATCGCAAAACCTTAACCGAACTGATCTGCTCAGAATGTAATACCAGACAAAAGGTACAAGAACGTTGTCAAAATTGTGGCATACGTTTTGGAAAG TACACCTGCTTGATCTGTAATCTCTTTGATGATTCCAATAAACGTCAATATCATTGCGATCAGTGTGGCATTTGTCGCATTGGTGGCCGAGAGAATTTCTTTCACTGTAAAGTCTGCAATATGTGTTTACCCATACAATTGAAAATTGATGGCCACAGG tgCGTAGAAAATATATCACGTTCTCACTGTCCTGTGTGCCTTGGCGACATACATACCTCACGCATTCCATGTCACATTCCTGACTGTGGTCATCTACTGCATAAAATGTGTTTTGATCAGCTCTTAACCTCAGGCCATTATACATGTCCCACGTGTCAGACATCACTAATAGATATGACAGCATTATGGGAGTATTTAGATGCCCAGGCTGAATTAATGCCCATACCTAAGAAATATGAAAATCAAagaatacatatattttgtaatgaTTGTCATAAG ACTTCCAAAacaaaattccattttattgGTTTAAAATGTGTTAACTGTGGCGCTTACAATACCACGCAGGATGTTAAGAGACGTATGTCTCTGGTTACAg ATGAATCCACGTCTGCCTGA
- the LOC111684042 gene encoding transcriptional repressor NF-X1 homolog isoform X2 — translation MIVDKKGQQAALAEDFNQINLNNINLNITTTTTTSTTTSTNTEAIEDLAIITTRTTVQHSQYKNQTKSMAQSPINKRRHTALPHSLIMNQTQQQQQQHHSHSTAQNHIIEELIDLELLETKPILRKSLSTPAFNALETQHPLKSEVTIIINHNHHQQQQQQPQQHQKQQHHHHQQSLQQQQHKHHHHHNQHHCQVHTKNMINLNNHKSTISNNNCNNLSATKTTTTSNNNNNNATTTIANNNSNSSSSSSSPPDTTTTTSLNQRLGCAHYKRRAMFVTPCCNKFYKCRFCHDENETHHFDRKTLTELICSECNTRQKVQERCQNCGIRFGKYTCLICNLFDDSNKRQYHCDQCGICRIGGRENFFHCKVCNMCLPIQLKIDGHRCVENISRSHCPVCLGDIHTSRIPCHIPDCGHLLHKMCFDQLLTSGHYTCPTCQTSLIDMTALWEYLDAQAELMPIPKKYENQRIHIFCNDCHKTSKTKFHFIGLKCVNCGAYNTTQDVKRRMSLVTGKYTIL, via the exons atgaTTGTGGACAAGAAGGGCCAGCAGGCAGCACTGGCAGAAGATTTCAatcaaatcaatttaaataacataaatttaaatattacaacaacaacaacaacatcaacaacaacttcCACAAATACTGAAGCAATTGAAGATTTAGctataataacaacaagaacaacagtGCAACATTCACAATACAAAAATCAAACCAAGTCCATGGCTCAATCACCTATCAATAAAAGGCGTCACACTGCCTTGCCTCATTCATTGATTATGAATCaaacccaacaacaacaacagcaacatcattCCCACTCGACTGCACAAAACCATATCATAGAGGAATTAATCGATTTAGAATTATTGGAAACTAAAccgattttaagaaaatctttatcAACACCCGCCTTTAATGCTTTAGAAACTCAACATCCGCTTAAAAGTGAAGTTACTATAATAATCaatcataatcatcatcaacagcagcagcagcagccgcAACAgcaccaaaaacaacaacatcatcatcaccagcaatcgctgcagcaacaacaacataaacatcatcatcatcataatcaacATCATTGTCAAGTGCATACAAAAAACatgattaatttaaataatcacaAATCAAcgatttcaaataataattgcaaCAACTTATCAGCCactaaaactacaacaacatcgaataataacaataataatgccACAACAACAATAGCTAATAATAATTCTAATTCTTCCTCCTCATCATCATCGCCGCcagatacaacaacaacaacatcattaaaTCAACGTTTAGGTTGTGCTCATTATAAACGTCGCGCTATGTTTGtg ACTCCCTGCTGTAATAAATTCTACAAATGTCGATTTTGTCACGATGAAAATGAAACGCATCATTTTGATCGCAAAACCTTAACCGAACTGATCTGCTCAGAATGTAATACCAGACAAAAGGTACAAGAACGTTGTCAAAATTGTGGCATACGTTTTGGAAAG TACACCTGCTTGATCTGTAATCTCTTTGATGATTCCAATAAACGTCAATATCATTGCGATCAGTGTGGCATTTGTCGCATTGGTGGCCGAGAGAATTTCTTTCACTGTAAAGTCTGCAATATGTGTTTACCCATACAATTGAAAATTGATGGCCACAGG tgCGTAGAAAATATATCACGTTCTCACTGTCCTGTGTGCCTTGGCGACATACATACCTCACGCATTCCATGTCACATTCCTGACTGTGGTCATCTACTGCATAAAATGTGTTTTGATCAGCTCTTAACCTCAGGCCATTATACATGTCCCACGTGTCAGACATCACTAATAGATATGACAGCATTATGGGAGTATTTAGATGCCCAGGCTGAATTAATGCCCATACCTAAGAAATATGAAAATCAAagaatacatatattttgtaatgaTTGTCATAAG ACTTCCAAAacaaaattccattttattgGTTTAAAATGTGTTAACTGTGGCGCTTACAATACCACGCAGGATGTTAAGAGACGTATGTCTCTGGTTACAggtaaatatacaattttataa
- the LOC111684047 gene encoding lysophospholipid acyltransferase 7, with product MELDDIIYVACLLTCIGAGNYVKKIPDETQRKFLSTGFGLLMVFLVSGWHTLHCLISAGLGAAAVIYVHPSKCHLAAFVAMFGYLMFFRLMDSFGFSEPPSHTNMIQMILTLKVAGIGFEKTASWKKLQQREKEQTDKQTGTGETGQLVEITDYDVEIQSINIVELFHYTFNYIGILTGPYYRYRTYRDYFETPFKNYAPNVQATLDKLKSAGIYCVLYLVANYFYPLSYALSDEFYTQRSFFYRLMYVWPTFFIFRMRMYTGLTLSECVCTMAGFGAYPDESDVANGEGPRKQYQHLKRDADKRTYNFTSIVNTRVMNVEKCWTFREAMKHWNICVQYWLAVNIYKLFPSKKYRTAATLLCSAYWHGFRPGHYFCIMGAPLYVPLEDMWNSLVRKDATGLQRQIIDVLFWISKFFAFSYLGTAFLLVSFGNIWKFYSSVYHIGYIGWAVMMVLGIYLTKQKKAAEKGRKRAEDQQAGGESRNEHKTKVQ from the exons ATGGAACTTGATGATATAATTTATGTTGCTTGTCTGCTGACCTGCATAGGAGCCGGGAATTATGTGAAGAAAATACCCGATGAAACCCAAAGGAAATTCTTAAGTACAGGATTTGGTCTGTTAATGGTGTTCCTGGTATCGGGATGGCATACATTGCATTGTCTAATATCGGCAGGTTTGGGTGCGGCAGCCGTAATTTATGTCCACCCTAG CAAATGCCATTTGGCGGCCTTTGTTGCCATGTTTGGTTACTTGATGTTTTTCCGTTTAATGGATTCATTTGGTTTCTCCGAGCCACCCAGTCATACGAATATGATACAAATGATTTTGACCTTGAAG GTGGCTGGTATTGGTTTTGAAAAAACTGCCTCCTGGAAGAAACTTCAACAGCGTGAAAAAGAACAAACTGACAAACAAACCGGCACGGGAGAAACTGGTCAATTGGTTGAAATTACCGATTATGATGTAGAAATTCAATCAATTAACATAGTAGAGTTATTCCATTATACTTTCAACTATATTGGCATACTTACGG GTCCTTATTATCGCTATCGCACCTATCGTGACTATTTCGAAACGCCCTTTAAAAATTATGCTCCCAATGTACAGGCCACCTTGGATAAGCTTAAAAGTGCTGgtatttattgtgttttatatctggtagcaaattatttttatcCTTTAAGT TACGCCCTAAGTGATGAATTCTATACACAACGTTCCTTTTTCTATCGTCTAATGTATGTGTGGCCCACATTTTTCATATTCCGTATGCGCATGTATACCGGTCTTACGTTAAGTGAGTGTGTCTGTACTATGGCAGGCTTTGGCGCGTATCCCGATGAATCAGATGTGGCCAACGGTGAAGGTCCTCGTAAACAATATCAGCATTTGAAACGTGATGCCGATAAGAGAACGTATAACTTTACCTCAATAGTTAATACGCGTGTCATGAACGTGGAGAAATGCTGGACCTTCCGTGAGGCCATGAAACATTGGAATATTTGTGTACAATATTGGTTGGCAGTGAATATATACAAGTTGTTCCCTAGCAAGAAATATAG AACTGCTGCCACACTACTCTGTTCTGCCTACTGGCATGGTTTTCGTCCGGGTCATTATTTCTGCATAATGGGTGCTCCCTTATATGTGCCCCTTGAAGATATGTGGAATAGTTTAGTGCGCAAAGACGCTACTGGCCTGCAGCGCCAGATAATTGATGTTTTATTTTggatttcgaaattttttgctTTCAGTTATTTAGGCACCGCTTTTCTTCTGGTATCCTTTGGTAATATATGGAAATTCTATAGTTCTGTTTATCATATTGGCTATATAGGCTGGGCTGTAATGATGGTTTTGGGTATTTATTTGACAAAACAAAAGAAGGCTGCAGAGAAAGGTAGAAAACGTGCCGAAGATCAACAAGCTGGTGGCGAGTCACGGAATGAGCACAAAACAAAAGTACAATGA